One window of Nocardia sp. NBC_00508 genomic DNA carries:
- a CDS encoding ABC transporter substrate-binding protein, whose amino-acid sequence MRFHSNFRRLFRLVAAPLALALVLTGACSTSSPAATPGVTREPCPSAIHRDKGCIYLGVLSDLNNGPFAPLGKSLQDGQLAFWNEVNKQGGIGGYEIDIATYSRDTAYDPRRHVTEFENVAPHVLALAMSFGTAQTLAVLHEMDEADLVTGAGTLWSGWQYRSTDRDLVLDDGYSYCTEAVLGLDWFAQNHYQPHTLGVVAYRGNYGGDYASGALKWALDNGARITSRIDTGPNAEVGNQDYPVAEIMANPPDLVLLATGPAESAEIVGKLARSGYTGRFLGSTPTWNSALLKSPAAPALISLYNYTSPFDGWDGKSIGAKRARMAATSEPTNFGYNLGFAISYPMKALLTKAAETGRLDRAALRKSIAGLTVDSEGMAAPQVYGREEPDVAAQRAVINAPDPTTSLGSHTVTADYRSPTLERISMHEPCTR is encoded by the coding sequence ATGCGATTCCACAGCAATTTTCGTCGCCTCTTTCGACTGGTGGCCGCCCCGCTGGCACTCGCACTCGTGCTGACCGGCGCGTGTTCGACCTCGTCCCCGGCCGCGACACCCGGCGTCACCCGCGAGCCCTGTCCGAGCGCGATACACCGCGACAAGGGCTGCATCTACCTCGGCGTCCTTTCCGACCTGAACAACGGCCCCTTCGCCCCGCTCGGCAAGTCCCTGCAGGATGGACAACTCGCCTTCTGGAACGAAGTGAACAAGCAGGGCGGTATCGGCGGCTACGAGATCGACATCGCGACCTACAGCCGCGACACCGCCTACGACCCACGCAGACACGTCACGGAGTTCGAGAACGTAGCGCCGCACGTATTGGCCCTCGCGATGAGTTTCGGTACCGCGCAGACGCTCGCGGTCCTGCACGAGATGGATGAGGCGGACCTGGTGACCGGCGCAGGCACGCTCTGGTCGGGCTGGCAGTATCGCTCCACCGACCGTGATCTGGTGCTGGACGACGGCTATTCCTACTGCACCGAAGCCGTGCTCGGCCTGGACTGGTTCGCGCAGAACCATTATCAGCCGCACACGCTCGGCGTGGTCGCCTACCGCGGCAACTACGGCGGTGACTACGCCAGCGGCGCGCTCAAGTGGGCGCTGGACAACGGAGCGAGAATCACCTCGCGCATCGACACCGGACCCAATGCCGAGGTCGGCAACCAGGACTACCCGGTCGCCGAGATCATGGCGAACCCGCCCGATCTGGTCCTGCTGGCCACCGGCCCGGCCGAAAGCGCCGAAATCGTCGGCAAACTCGCCAGATCCGGCTACACCGGACGGTTCCTCGGCTCCACCCCGACGTGGAACAGCGCGCTACTGAAGTCGCCGGCCGCGCCTGCCCTCATCTCGCTGTACAACTACACCTCACCGTTCGACGGCTGGGACGGCAAGAGCATCGGAGCCAAGCGCGCCAGGATGGCCGCCACGAGCGAACCGACCAATTTCGGCTACAACCTGGGCTTTGCCATCTCGTATCCGATGAAGGCGCTGCTGACCAAAGCCGCGGAGACGGGCCGCCTCGACCGCGCTGCCCTGCGCAAGTCCATCGCCGGGCTCACCGTGGACTCCGAAGGGATGGCGGCGCCACAGGTCTACGGGCGTGAAGAACCCGACGTCGCGGCACAACGCGCGGTGATCAACGCGCCCGATCCGACCACATCGTTGGGTTCGCACACGGTAACCGCCGATTACCGTAGCCCCACGCTCGAGCGAATCTCGATGCACGAACCCTGCACCAGGTGA
- a CDS encoding ABC transporter substrate-binding protein — protein sequence MAVRTIRDRLLRLSALAVIAGVVLSGCSAVRDRSTRAMEPGVTSDPCPNAVDSRKGCIYLGVLSDLTSGPFAALGKDIHNGQLAFWKAVNEAGGIGGKYEVDITTYTEDTAYDLQKHAEAYERVEPHVLALSMSLGTVQTQRVLARMDAANMVAIAGTLWSGWQFENSDKGLLLESGYSYCSEAIIALDWIAEHQAKPSSLATVSYQGDYGGDYSTGAKKWASANRVDVVAQIDTEPNTRIGNQDAAVAKILAAKADLVLLATGPAEAGEIMGKAALAGYHGRFLGSGPTWNGGLLKSPAATAITARYNMTSPLDGWDGVSAGAKKARASATREPSTWGYSAGWMFSYPMKALLTRAVVEGKLTRRGVRQSVQGLRVDYEGAIPEYTYGAPKPDLSRQRAIIEVPDQTAPLGAKTLASGYHGPTQDRITLTEPCVQP from the coding sequence TTGGCAGTTCGCACCATTCGGGACAGGTTGCTGCGTCTGTCCGCCCTCGCCGTCATAGCCGGGGTCGTCTTGTCCGGCTGCTCGGCCGTGCGGGACAGATCGACCCGGGCCATGGAACCGGGTGTCACCTCCGATCCGTGCCCGAACGCGGTCGACTCCCGTAAGGGTTGTATCTATCTCGGCGTGCTATCCGATCTGACGAGTGGGCCGTTCGCCGCGCTGGGCAAGGACATTCACAATGGCCAGCTGGCGTTCTGGAAGGCGGTGAACGAGGCGGGCGGGATCGGTGGCAAGTACGAGGTGGATATCACCACCTACACCGAAGACACCGCCTACGATCTGCAGAAGCACGCCGAGGCGTATGAGCGGGTCGAACCGCATGTGCTGGCGCTATCGATGAGTCTCGGCACCGTGCAGACGCAAAGGGTGCTTGCCAGGATGGACGCGGCGAACATGGTCGCCATCGCCGGAACCCTCTGGTCGGGCTGGCAATTCGAGAACAGCGACAAGGGCCTGCTCCTGGAATCCGGCTATTCGTACTGTTCCGAGGCGATCATCGCCCTGGACTGGATCGCGGAGCACCAGGCGAAACCGAGCTCCCTCGCGACGGTGAGCTACCAGGGCGATTACGGCGGCGACTATTCCACCGGCGCGAAGAAGTGGGCCTCCGCCAACCGCGTCGACGTGGTGGCGCAGATCGACACCGAGCCCAACACGCGGATCGGTAATCAGGATGCCGCGGTCGCCAAGATCCTTGCCGCCAAAGCGGATCTCGTGCTGCTGGCCACGGGTCCGGCGGAGGCGGGCGAGATCATGGGCAAGGCGGCGCTGGCCGGCTACCACGGCAGGTTCCTCGGCTCGGGTCCGACCTGGAACGGCGGCCTGCTGAAAAGCCCTGCGGCGACGGCGATCACGGCGCGATACAACATGACCTCGCCGCTCGACGGCTGGGACGGCGTGAGCGCGGGCGCCAAGAAGGCGCGCGCCTCGGCCACCCGGGAACCCTCGACCTGGGGTTACAGCGCGGGCTGGATGTTCTCCTACCCGATGAAGGCGCTGCTGACCAGAGCGGTGGTCGAAGGCAAGCTGACCAGAAGGGGTGTCCGCCAATCGGTGCAGGGCCTGCGCGTCGATTACGAGGGCGCGATTCCCGAATACACTTACGGCGCACCAAAACCCGACCTTTCCCGGCAGCGGGCGATCATCGAGGTGCCCGACCAGACCGCACCACTCGGCGCGAAGACCCTGGCATCCGGATACCACGGCCCGACCCAGGACCGAATCACCCTCACCGAGCCCTGCGTCCAGCCGTAA
- a CDS encoding aminoglycoside phosphotransferase family protein, producing the protein MTGTAGVAENGMPSILRAACVSVGIDAGGAEPIGSQTVYRLHDGIVARIGGRGEKLAVGREVAVARWLETCGVPAARLVPDIPQPVVVDRRAVTFWQDLPPHHPGTPADVAKGLGQLHRLPLPGFELRRMMPLARLEEEIAAAQTVTEQDRRWLRAHLEELRGRWKTRPAGVPWSVIQGADWAENVVVGDDGDLILVGLGEAVVGPPEWDLVHVAIECWTAAAITATEYADFCAGYGRDVMRWDGFYLLRDIQEFRMALQSLRGATVNPAYQGQALRRLAYVRGDKGMRPWPGWAELD; encoded by the coding sequence ATGACTGGGACTGCGGGGGTCGCCGAGAACGGGATGCCGTCGATCTTGCGGGCGGCTTGTGTGAGCGTCGGGATCGACGCCGGCGGCGCCGAGCCCATCGGATCGCAAACGGTGTACCGGCTGCACGACGGCATTGTGGCGCGTATCGGCGGGCGGGGGGAGAAGCTGGCGGTCGGGCGGGAGGTTGCCGTGGCCCGATGGCTGGAGACGTGTGGGGTGCCCGCGGCGCGCCTGGTGCCGGACATCCCGCAGCCGGTGGTGGTGGACCGTCGCGCGGTGACGTTCTGGCAGGACTTGCCGCCGCATCATCCTGGGACGCCCGCCGATGTCGCCAAAGGGTTGGGGCAGCTCCACCGGCTGCCGCTGCCGGGGTTCGAGCTGCGCCGGATGATGCCTCTGGCTCGGCTGGAGGAGGAGATCGCCGCCGCGCAGACCGTGACCGAGCAGGACCGACGTTGGCTGCGCGCCCATCTGGAGGAGCTACGAGGTCGCTGGAAGACGCGGCCCGCGGGCGTGCCGTGGTCGGTGATCCAAGGCGCCGACTGGGCCGAGAACGTGGTGGTCGGCGACGACGGCGACCTGATCCTGGTCGGTTTGGGCGAGGCGGTGGTCGGCCCGCCGGAGTGGGACCTGGTGCACGTGGCCATCGAATGCTGGACGGCCGCCGCGATCACCGCCACCGAGTACGCCGACTTCTGCGCCGGGTACGGCCGCGACGTGATGCGCTGGGACGGGTTCTACCTGCTGCGCGATATCCAGGAATTCCGGATGGCGCTGCAATCGCTGCGCGGCGCCACCGTCAACCCCGCCTACCAGGGGCAAGCGCTGCGCCGCCTCGCCTACGTCCGTGGCGACAAGGGCATGCGTCCGTGGCCGGGGTGGGCGGAGCTGGACTAG
- a CDS encoding GNAT family N-acetyltransferase, translating into MTDVAPILRPARPEDVSAIAEIWYHGWREAHLGNVPDTLLAVRPRDSFDVRAADRVADTTVAALHGTVAGFVMVDEDEVDQVYVAAEHRGGGVAALLLTAAEERIRANGHDSAWLAVVAGNTRARRFYGNRGWIDEGAFTHAAPGPTGPVAVPAHRYVKHLR; encoded by the coding sequence ATGACGGACGTTGCCCCGATTCTGCGCCCAGCCCGACCCGAGGACGTGTCGGCGATCGCCGAGATCTGGTACCACGGCTGGCGCGAGGCTCACTTGGGCAATGTCCCTGACACCCTACTGGCCGTCCGGCCGCGCGACTCGTTCGACGTTCGCGCGGCCGACCGGGTCGCCGACACCACCGTCGCCGCTCTGCACGGCACGGTCGCGGGATTCGTCATGGTCGACGAGGACGAGGTCGACCAGGTCTACGTAGCCGCCGAACACCGCGGCGGCGGCGTGGCCGCACTCCTGCTCACCGCAGCCGAAGAGCGCATCCGCGCCAACGGCCACGACAGTGCCTGGCTCGCCGTCGTGGCCGGCAACACCCGGGCGCGCCGGTTCTACGGCAACCGTGGCTGGATCGACGAGGGCGCCTTCACCCATGCGGCTCCCGGCCCGACCGGCCCCGTCGCGGTACCCGCCCACCGCTATGTCAAGCACCTGCGCTAA
- a CDS encoding SDR family oxidoreductase gives MTNNITGRVAVITGASSGIGAATARQLAHNGAKVALLGRRKDRIEELAAEIGGDVLAVVADVADQQSVRDAAATVRAAFGPVDLVVANAGVMLAAPFESALTDEWDEMVGTNINGLLYTGRAFIGDLLAAASEGKQADLVLVGSIGGHMVFPHYAVYTATKAAVAHLTRNLRAEFGPRGVRVKNIEPGFVGTELGAGMQDEQQRAGLEQWRTEIEILEPGDIADAIAYAVAAPRRVNVAELIVVPTPQG, from the coding sequence ATGACGAACAACATCACCGGCCGCGTCGCGGTCATCACCGGAGCATCGAGTGGAATCGGCGCCGCCACTGCGCGGCAGCTCGCGCACAACGGCGCCAAGGTCGCCCTGCTGGGCAGGCGTAAGGATCGCATCGAAGAACTTGCCGCCGAGATCGGCGGGGACGTGCTCGCCGTGGTCGCCGACGTCGCCGACCAGCAGTCCGTCCGCGACGCCGCCGCCACGGTGCGGGCGGCCTTCGGCCCCGTCGACTTGGTCGTCGCGAACGCGGGCGTCATGCTGGCCGCGCCGTTCGAGTCCGCGCTGACCGACGAGTGGGATGAGATGGTCGGCACCAACATCAATGGCTTGCTCTACACCGGACGCGCTTTCATCGGCGACCTGCTCGCGGCGGCGAGCGAGGGCAAGCAGGCGGATCTGGTGCTGGTCGGATCGATCGGCGGGCACATGGTCTTCCCCCACTACGCCGTGTACACCGCCACCAAGGCCGCGGTCGCGCATCTGACCCGTAACCTGCGGGCCGAGTTCGGGCCGCGCGGCGTCCGGGTGAAGAACATCGAACCCGGCTTCGTCGGCACCGAACTCGGCGCGGGGATGCAGGACGAGCAACAGCGCGCCGGGCTGGAGCAGTGGCGCACAGAGATCGAGATTCTGGAACCCGGCGACATCGCCGATGCCATCGCCTACGCCGTTGCCGCGCCCCGGCGCGTCAACGTGGCCGAGTTGATCGTGGTCCCGACTCCGCAGGGCTGA
- a CDS encoding helix-turn-helix transcriptional regulator codes for MDSDNRLGAFLRARRELARPEDFGMSGGGQRRVAGLRREEIALLAGVSADYYVRLEQGRDRHPSEQVIAALARVFALDEEGTAHLRELARPMVKRTRGPRRPERVAPGLLRLMNAWPHTPALVLGRYLDVLAANPLAEAVNSCSVPGVNQVRMIFLDPAARDIYSDWPTIAADTVASLRATAGADLDDPRLTELVGELSLKSEEFRQLWARHDVRVKTAGVKGFRNPMVGELTLSYETLTVNGAPGQLLIAYHAEPGSPSERSLVLLGSLIADSASDEAGDEQRAAGQLGAYDQKH; via the coding sequence ATGGACTCCGACAATCGACTGGGCGCGTTCTTGCGGGCGCGCCGCGAGCTGGCCCGACCGGAGGACTTCGGGATGTCCGGCGGCGGTCAGCGGCGGGTCGCCGGGCTGCGTCGCGAGGAGATCGCCCTGCTCGCGGGCGTGAGCGCCGACTACTACGTGCGGCTGGAGCAGGGGCGCGACAGGCACCCGTCCGAGCAGGTCATCGCGGCGCTGGCAAGGGTATTCGCGCTGGACGAGGAAGGCACCGCGCATCTGCGTGAGCTGGCGCGGCCCATGGTCAAACGGACCAGAGGGCCGCGCCGTCCCGAACGCGTCGCGCCCGGGTTGCTGCGCTTGATGAACGCGTGGCCGCACACGCCCGCACTGGTGCTCGGCAGGTACCTGGACGTGCTGGCGGCGAACCCGCTGGCCGAGGCCGTCAACTCGTGCTCGGTTCCCGGGGTCAACCAGGTGCGCATGATTTTCCTCGATCCCGCGGCGCGCGACATCTACTCCGACTGGCCCACCATCGCCGCCGATACGGTGGCGAGCCTGCGGGCGACCGCGGGAGCCGACCTGGACGATCCGCGCCTGACCGAACTGGTCGGGGAATTGTCGCTGAAGAGCGAGGAGTTCCGGCAGCTCTGGGCGCGTCACGACGTCCGGGTGAAGACCGCGGGGGTGAAAGGGTTCCGTAACCCGATGGTCGGCGAGCTGACCCTCTCCTACGAAACGCTCACGGTGAACGGCGCGCCGGGGCAATTGCTCATCGCCTACCACGCGGAACCGGGCTCCCCCTCCGAACGTTCCCTGGTTTTGCTCGGCAGCCTGATCGCGGATAGTGCCTCCGACGAGGCCGGGGACGAGCAACGTGCCGCCGGGCAACTCGGCGCCTACGACCAAAAGCACTGA
- a CDS encoding EamA family transporter — protein MVAIDFERAGRGITRGSVWRSVTAQGLGGVPPTALVLAGIVSVQVGAALAKQLFSVTGAGGAVTLRLVFAGVVLLLAWRSSLRVERGALPVVLGYGAVLALMNLSFYAAIDRIPLGMAVTIEFLGPLTVALAGSRRWIDPVWAVLAGAGVLLLTRADGDVDWVGVLFALAAAACWAGYILLSAALGERTVGGGGLALAMAFGGVIMLPVGILDAGTALLQPAVLAAGFAVAMLSSVLPYSVELEALRRISPRVFGVLMSLEPAVAAVAGLVVLGQVMNLGQWAGVACVVAASAGATRTDAKN, from the coding sequence GTGGTAGCGATCGACTTCGAGCGGGCAGGGCGCGGGATCACACGGGGGTCGGTCTGGCGTTCGGTCACCGCGCAGGGGCTGGGTGGCGTGCCGCCGACGGCACTGGTGCTGGCGGGGATCGTCAGTGTCCAGGTGGGGGCGGCGCTGGCGAAGCAGCTGTTCTCGGTGACCGGCGCGGGCGGAGCGGTCACGCTGCGGCTGGTGTTCGCCGGAGTCGTCCTGTTGCTGGCTTGGCGCTCGTCGCTGCGAGTCGAGCGCGGCGCGCTGCCGGTGGTTCTGGGGTACGGGGCGGTCCTGGCACTGATGAATCTCTCGTTCTATGCGGCGATAGATCGGATTCCGCTCGGAATGGCCGTGACGATCGAGTTCCTCGGACCGCTGACGGTCGCCCTGGCGGGGTCGCGGCGCTGGATCGATCCGGTGTGGGCGGTGCTGGCCGGTGCCGGTGTGCTGCTGCTGACCAGGGCGGACGGCGACGTGGATTGGGTCGGAGTGCTGTTCGCGCTGGCCGCCGCGGCGTGCTGGGCGGGATACATCCTGCTCAGCGCCGCCCTCGGCGAGCGAACCGTCGGCGGGGGCGGGCTGGCGCTGGCCATGGCGTTCGGTGGGGTGATCATGCTGCCGGTCGGCATTCTGGATGCGGGGACCGCGCTGTTGCAGCCGGCCGTGCTCGCCGCCGGGTTCGCGGTGGCAATGCTGTCGTCGGTGCTGCCGTACTCCGTGGAGTTGGAAGCGTTGCGGCGGATTTCACCCCGCGTGTTCGGCGTGCTGATGAGCTTGGAGCCCGCGGTCGCGGCAGTCGCGGGCTTGGTCGTGCTGGGCCAGGTCATGAACCTCGGACAGTGGGCGGGCGTGGCGTGCGTGGTCGCGGCGTCCGCGGGTGCGACGCGGACCGACGCGAAGAATTGA
- a CDS encoding universal stress protein, whose translation MRTNGPIVAGVDGSAGSAAAVAWAAQAAAQHRAPLRLVHVLDPVADYGPGITEPLTSTDYARMEGHGRWVLDTATQEALIAVRGLRDIEVTTELVHEPVGPALLDRTGGARMMVVGTRERGTMRRALLGSVSAALARRAHCPLVVVREGAPLTREARKQPIVVGVDGTEISEPAIEAALHEASARGVPLLALHVWTGVELPVAGGDLAADAEKQIVLAESLAGWQERFPDVEIHREIVTDRPERCLLDRSEQAQLLVVGSRGRGGFASMLFGSTSQALLLSVECPIMIVRDLTIPILHLPD comes from the coding sequence ATGCGAACCAATGGACCGATCGTGGCCGGTGTGGACGGGTCCGCTGGATCGGCGGCGGCGGTCGCGTGGGCGGCGCAGGCTGCCGCGCAGCATCGGGCGCCGCTGCGCCTCGTACACGTCCTCGATCCCGTCGCCGATTACGGGCCCGGCATCACCGAACCGCTGACGAGCACCGACTACGCGCGAATGGAAGGCCATGGGCGCTGGGTCCTGGACACGGCCACCCAGGAGGCGCTGATCGCGGTCCGCGGCCTGCGCGATATCGAGGTCACCACCGAATTGGTGCACGAACCGGTCGGTCCGGCACTGCTGGACCGCACCGGCGGGGCACGGATGATGGTGGTCGGTACCCGCGAGCGCGGCACTATGCGGCGCGCCCTGCTCGGCTCGGTCAGCGCGGCGCTGGCCCGGCGGGCGCACTGCCCGCTGGTCGTGGTCCGGGAGGGCGCGCCACTCACGCGGGAAGCCAGGAAGCAGCCGATCGTCGTCGGCGTCGACGGCACCGAAATCAGCGAACCCGCCATCGAAGCGGCGCTGCACGAGGCGTCGGCGCGAGGCGTGCCGCTGCTGGCGTTGCATGTGTGGACCGGTGTCGAACTGCCGGTGGCGGGCGGCGATCTCGCGGCCGATGCCGAGAAACAGATCGTGCTCGCGGAAAGCCTGGCCGGATGGCAGGAGCGGTTTCCCGATGTCGAGATCCACCGCGAGATAGTGACCGATCGCCCCGAACGCTGTTTGCTCGACCGTTCCGAGCAGGCGCAGCTGCTCGTGGTCGGCAGCCGGGGTCGCGGCGGGTTCGCCAGCATGCTCTTCGGCTCGACGAGTCAGGCGCTGCTGCTGTCGGTGGAGTGTCCGATCATGATCGTTCGCGACCTCACGATACCGATCCTGCACTTGCCCGACTGA
- a CDS encoding GlxA family transcriptional regulator — MHTVAVLALDQVIAFDLATPVEVFGRTQLPDGRPAYRVRVCAARSTVDAGVFTLRAPWGLGALPEADTIILPGCANLGLPVPDEVIDALRRAAAAGTRLASICSGAFILAATGLLDGHRATTHWLAAAELAARYPDIEVDPDVLYVDNGSLLTSAGAAAGIDMCLHLVRRDYGSAVAADAARKSVVPLEREGGQAQFIVHDQPPAPRGSALEPVLRWIQDNAAKDLSLDDIAAHAGMSTRTLNRRFREHTGTTPLQWLLRARIRQAQHLLEATSHPVDRIAGQVGFGSPTAFRDRFKRVVGTSPHSYRAAFHGSGADRPG; from the coding sequence ATGCATACCGTGGCCGTGCTAGCCCTTGACCAGGTGATCGCGTTCGATCTGGCCACGCCCGTCGAGGTGTTCGGTCGCACCCAGCTCCCAGATGGTCGGCCCGCCTATCGCGTGCGGGTCTGCGCGGCTCGATCGACGGTCGACGCGGGAGTGTTCACATTGCGGGCGCCCTGGGGACTCGGGGCTCTGCCCGAGGCGGACACGATCATTCTGCCCGGTTGCGCGAACCTCGGCCTGCCGGTGCCGGACGAGGTGATCGATGCGTTGCGCCGGGCCGCGGCCGCGGGCACCCGCCTCGCCTCGATCTGCTCCGGCGCGTTCATCCTCGCCGCGACCGGGTTGCTGGACGGTCACCGCGCGACAACGCACTGGCTCGCCGCGGCGGAACTCGCCGCCCGCTATCCGGACATCGAGGTGGACCCCGACGTGCTGTACGTGGACAACGGATCGCTGCTCACCTCGGCGGGGGCGGCGGCGGGCATCGACATGTGCCTGCACTTGGTTCGCCGCGACTACGGCTCGGCGGTCGCCGCCGACGCGGCCAGGAAGTCGGTCGTCCCGCTGGAGCGGGAAGGGGGACAGGCGCAATTCATCGTGCACGACCAGCCGCCGGCGCCGCGCGGTTCGGCACTGGAGCCGGTGCTGCGGTGGATCCAGGACAACGCCGCGAAGGATCTGTCCCTCGACGACATCGCCGCGCACGCCGGGATGAGCACCCGCACGCTGAACCGCCGCTTCCGCGAGCACACCGGAACGACGCCGTTGCAGTGGCTGCTGCGTGCGCGTATCCGGCAGGCCCAGCACCTGCTGGAAGCCACCAGCCACCCGGTCGACCGGATCGCGGGCCAGGTCGGATTCGGCTCACCGACCGCGTTCCGCGATCGCTTCAAACGGGTGGTCGGCACCAGTCCGCACAGCTACCGAGCGGCCTTCCACGGCTCCGGCGCGGACCGCCCGGGGTAG
- a CDS encoding MarR family winged helix-turn-helix transcriptional regulator: MTRQPDPVVDTDLDRDVCKLVHQFTHRLDVHVRRVAEQLELTPSQVIALRELSEPITARELAARMACEPSNATFVLDRLEQQTLIRREPHPTDRRAKQIVLTPAGQRRRDDALELLGANSPLISLTESQQQALRDLLLTMAADTKG, translated from the coding sequence ATGACGCGGCAGCCCGATCCCGTGGTGGACACCGACCTCGACCGCGACGTGTGCAAACTGGTGCACCAGTTCACTCACCGGCTCGACGTGCACGTCCGCCGCGTCGCCGAACAGCTCGAACTCACTCCCTCGCAGGTGATCGCGCTGCGCGAACTGTCCGAGCCGATCACCGCCAGGGAGCTGGCGGCGCGGATGGCATGCGAGCCCTCCAACGCGACATTCGTGCTGGACCGGCTGGAGCAGCAGACCTTGATTCGCCGCGAGCCACACCCCACCGACCGCCGCGCCAAGCAAATCGTGCTGACCCCAGCCGGTCAGCGCCGACGCGATGACGCGCTCGAATTGCTCGGCGCGAACTCCCCCTTGATCTCGCTCACCGAATCTCAGCAGCAGGCGCTACGCGATCTGTTGCTCACCATGGCCGCCGACACCAAGGGCTGA
- a CDS encoding MFS transporter, protein MRSAVFSLMLVVFSLTTGEFVIAGILPEVAGGLAVSVASAGTLVTAYAIGMIIGGPVVTVLTAKVARKPLVVGLVSISILANLGSALAPNYVVLLAMRAAAGSVVATFFAVAIATAVSSAQPGAEATAVARVALGMNLGIVLGTPLGAAIGQSLGWRATFIAVALCAAAALPLVLRFMPKQPGSAASSVGSELRVFTDRDVLGAIALTAVGNVGVVMVFTYITPLLTEVGGFTAGAVPILLLVYGLGAVLGNQVGGKLADRALLPSVTGLLAALAGVLILFWLAGGNRIAGAALTFVLGALAFAIIPGMQARVVATAAAAPTLAVAVNASAFQLAAAGAGRIGGWVIGDGAGLRSLYPVGAAMTGCGVAVAGYLLWRDRRVESHGEPAGQPEFENR, encoded by the coding sequence ATGCGGTCCGCGGTGTTTTCCTTGATGCTCGTGGTGTTCAGCCTCACCACCGGCGAGTTCGTGATCGCGGGCATCCTGCCCGAGGTCGCGGGCGGTTTGGCGGTTTCCGTTGCGTCCGCGGGGACGTTGGTGACGGCGTATGCGATCGGCATGATCATCGGTGGTCCGGTGGTGACGGTGCTGACCGCGAAGGTGGCGCGCAAGCCATTGGTCGTCGGGTTGGTGTCGATCTCGATACTGGCCAATCTAGGCTCGGCTCTCGCACCGAATTACGTTGTGCTGCTTGCCATGCGTGCTGCGGCGGGGTCGGTCGTCGCCACCTTCTTCGCGGTCGCGATCGCCACCGCGGTGTCGAGCGCCCAGCCGGGCGCCGAGGCCACCGCGGTGGCGCGCGTCGCTCTCGGCATGAATCTGGGCATCGTGCTCGGCACTCCGCTCGGTGCGGCCATCGGTCAAAGTCTGGGCTGGCGAGCGACTTTCATTGCCGTCGCGCTTTGCGCCGCTGCCGCGCTGCCGCTGGTGCTGCGCTTCATGCCGAAGCAGCCGGGTTCCGCGGCGAGTTCGGTCGGAAGTGAATTGCGCGTTTTCACCGATCGTGACGTGCTGGGGGCGATCGCGCTCACCGCTGTCGGAAATGTCGGTGTCGTCATGGTCTTCACCTACATCACGCCGCTGCTGACCGAGGTCGGAGGCTTCACCGCGGGCGCGGTGCCGATTCTGCTGCTGGTTTACGGCCTCGGCGCCGTTCTCGGCAACCAGGTCGGTGGCAAGCTCGCCGACCGGGCGTTGCTGCCTTCGGTGACCGGGCTGCTGGCCGCACTCGCCGGGGTGCTGATCCTGTTCTGGCTGGCGGGTGGAAACCGGATCGCCGGTGCCGCATTGACTTTCGTTCTCGGCGCACTGGCCTTCGCGATCATTCCCGGCATGCAGGCGCGGGTAGTGGCCACGGCCGCGGCCGCGCCGACCTTGGCGGTCGCCGTGAACGCGTCGGCATTCCAGCTCGCCGCGGCGGGTGCGGGCCGGATCGGTGGCTGGGTGATCGGCGATGGCGCGGGCCTGCGCTCGCTCTATCCGGTGGGTGCGGCGATGACCGGCTGCGGGGTGGCGGTGGCCGGGTATCTGTTGTGGCGCGACCGTCGGGTCGAGTCGCACGGTGAACCAGCCGGGCAGCCGGAATTCGAGAACCGTTAA
- a CDS encoding ester cyclase, translating to MTNPADPGTVARRYIEAIGAQDWETVAQCWQPGAPDVFVGVADLRAPDEIVAFFRDVHAALPDLTMDILSVTAQDERAVVHWRMWGRFDGTAPLIGLAPNGRRLDILGTDVFVVRDGLIVSNTAIVNGLDLARQLAVLPAQHSIAERVLFGLANSIAPLGKAIRARNRPGS from the coding sequence GTGACGAATCCAGCTGACCCGGGCACAGTCGCGCGCCGCTACATCGAGGCGATCGGCGCGCAGGACTGGGAGACCGTCGCGCAGTGCTGGCAACCCGGCGCGCCGGACGTGTTCGTCGGCGTCGCGGACCTGCGCGCTCCCGACGAGATCGTGGCCTTCTTCCGCGATGTCCACGCCGCGCTGCCCGACCTGACCATGGACATCCTCTCGGTCACCGCGCAGGACGAGCGCGCCGTGGTGCACTGGCGGATGTGGGGCCGATTCGACGGCACCGCGCCGCTCATCGGGCTGGCACCGAACGGAAGGCGGCTGGACATCCTCGGCACCGATGTTTTCGTCGTTCGCGACGGGCTGATCGTGTCGAACACCGCGATCGTCAACGGACTCGACCTCGCCCGGCAGCTCGCCGTTCTTCCCGCGCAGCACTCGATCGCCGAGCGAGTGCTGTTCGGGCTCGCCAATTCGATTGCCCCACTGGGCAAAGCGATCCGCGCCCGGAACCGGCCCGGAAGTTAG